A segment of the Phoenix dactylifera cultivar Barhee BC4 unplaced genomic scaffold, palm_55x_up_171113_PBpolish2nd_filt_p 001922F, whole genome shotgun sequence genome:
AACCACCTCCTGCTCctcctttatttttatttcttatttttttaatcatttccCCCTCCTCTTTAATCTACTGCATCTTCTCACCCCTCCCACAATCTCTATCTCTCACAGCTTCAATGGCTGCGAGCCTACGAGACCTCCAGCTGACCCCGCTCTCCGGCCACCGCCGGCCGGAGGCCATCTTGGCGAGGGAGGACTCCGGCGACCTCGAGGACGTCCGCCTCCTCGACTCCTACGATGAGGAGACGGCCGCGGCggcggaggggaggggaggggatgAGAAGGGGGCGCGGAGAATCCAGGTGAGGGTCACCGGGATGACCTGCTCCGCCTGCACCAATTCCGTCGAGGCCGCCATCACTGCCCTCCCCGGCGTCGCGAGGGCATCCGTCTCCTTGCTCCAGAACAAGGCCCATGTCGTCTTCGATCCCAGTCTTGTTAAGGTTGAACATTTTCCTCTCGTTTTCTCTCTTGCCTTTCAATTCATGGGTTTTGGGTTTTAGGCGCAATCCTGAATTGCTGGGTCTAATTGGTTGTTTTGTTGGGCTTGATTCATGAATTGAATTGCTGTCTTTTTTTTGCGTGAGTTGGGCTTTTATCTGCGAAATTGCAGGTAGGAGGGGTCTATAATATCGACAAAAGATGGAGTTTTTCTCAATGGGTTTTGGGTTTTATAGAATTTCTGATGGAAATTGTGGTTTAATTTGATCTTTTTGGCCTTCGGCCAGATTGTTTTGCATACAGGATTATGTTGCTTTTTGTTTTTGGTTCGATTATTTGTATGATTTGGAGTTTATCCAATCTGAATAGGAGTTTTGTCTTTGGATCGTCGTGGATCTTTTGGCCCTGGGAAAGTTTGTTTTGGTTTTTTCCTCATCTTGCTTTTTGTGTTTGTTTGCATTGGAGTTTACGTTTGGAAGTGAAGATATGAATGATGGTAAGCTGAATAGAAGTTTTCTTGTTAATTTTGCTGCACAAGCTGTAACAGAAAATCGAATTTTTAATAGGTTCTGAGAGTTTAGGGCCTCTTTGGATCGGTGGATCATTGGCTTAAAGAAAGTTTATCTTATTTTTGTGctgtttattttttcttcaaacGTTTGCCCCCCTCGTTGTAGCGGTCTTAACttgagaaaaataataaaatgcagTCTCTTCCATATGCCTTGACCTATTGGGGCATTTCGGCTTCCTGGGGTTTAGTGGGATGATCTGGCTTCTGAAAATCTGGTCCGTTTTGTTGATCATATTGAAGACGTTGGTGGTCAAGTCTGAATTGGTCTTTTGTGCTATTTCTTGCTCCGTACTTGTCCTTTAATTCGGAACTGTAGTTGTTCAGATGGGTTCTGACTTTTCTGGGACCTGTGCAAGTTGTTGCTGTAGTTTTTTCAATATGTCCTGTGTTGCCTGGGACCTATGCGAGTTCTTGGAGCTTATGGGATAATTGATAATTTGGCCAGGCTTTGGTTTAATTTCAAGGAGCCTTACCATcttcttggttttttttttgtggcatGAATTGGAGTTTAGCATCAGAAGCAAATTTGGAGTTGGTTCTAATCCAAGTAAAAGGTCTGTTCTCTTTGCGTTGCAGCTGTCCTAACATGAACGTAGATTCTTCAATAGGTTTTGTGCTCATGGGACTTCTTAGGGTTCTTGGAATTAATTTTGCTTTCTTGGTTCCCAGCAACTTGTTTTGTTTTCTGGGTTATCCTGcattttctctcttttgaatATTTTGCATTAATTGAGTTTTCCTTTGGCATTTAAGATATGGATAGTTGTAACCTGAATCAAAATCCTCCTTATTCTCTGTGTTGCGTGCAGTTGACAGAAGGGCGCAGATCTTTTTGTCCTTATCCTAACAGAACTTCTATTTTTATCTTATGTTTTTTATAGTTATGATAAAACTCAAGTTTCTGTTTCTAAAATGGGCTTCTAGCTAATTAGAATGGGGTTTGGAAAGCTCTATCACTGGACATACGTTTTACCTGTTGAACTGGATACATGTATAATTCGAAGTCCAAACAAAGCTATATGTTGCATTTTGACTGATTTTGCTTATGAGAAATAATCCGTTGCTAACTTCCTTGTTTTCCTGTTACTAAGATTGTGAGGTAATTCTTTGTTTTGAGCATATCTTCTAAAGAAAGGATGTGGCAAAGGTTGGATTTAATACAATCTTCATTAATAACCATCAGGCCTTATTTGAGCTATTTCAGGTTGGCTTCATGTGTCGGAACTAGGCATTCATTCTTGAAGCTTTCATTCATTTAGCTTcagtcttctctctctctctaataaaACCATTTGAAACATATTTCAACCCCTACTATCACTCATTTGCATTTCCCTGAATTTTTGTTGCACATTGCAATTATGACTCAAGTCTAAATACAAAAGTTGGAGAATCGATGTTAGGTTAGCTAGTTTCAAAGGAAACTCGGACTGTGTAATGAAATCTAACTTGATATGTGATTCATATTTTTAAGtaaaaattgaatttgaaaaaaagagatttactaccttttgttctttcttctttACCTTTTATAAGTTTGAAACTTCAAATGtaaatttgtaatttttatttatttgcttttgtaATATGCTCCTTCACATTttcatgtttcttttttttcctgctcTAGTTATTCAAAAGTTGTTATCATAGTTGTGATCATGgtctaccgtaccggtccgtatcgGTCCagcctgggaccggtaccggatcagcgtggaatccggtactgGTGGTTTATTATTGGAGAActggtacgggaccggttcggaccggtacgggaccggctcggaccggtacgggaccggctcggaccggtacgggaccgattcgtaccggtccgggccgccaccggtacgccgaccggtaccggtacaacGGATCTTGGTTGTGATTCTAGTGAGACATACTTTCTTCGTTTCTAGATTATATTGTAATCAGCTTCTCTTTGCTGACAGCCTCTTTATTCATGTTTCACTTGATTTATTGGCTTTGCACTACATATCTAACTGTTTGCACATCTGACAAGCAATCCATATTTCTCTTATGGTGCATTTGGATGCACCACAAAAATCATGATATGCTGCGATCTCTTGTGTTTTCTGAAATTACAAGATTTTAAGTACCTCGGTGTTCCTTTTACCAACCAAACTCCTACCTAAAATCTCAACTATCAAAATTTGAAAGTTTTAAATCAAGAATTAGAACATAATCATGATTTTGAATTTAAAGATGTCTAAACATAGCCTATATTTTTGTTATTCCGTTAAAATTTTAAgtatgactatttattattgtgcaatccttttttctttcattaatattctttgaaattcttattcaTTGTATATTCATATTTGCAATTATGAGATCTATGTAAATCTCAATTCCTTTTCTCTATGTGCCTGAATGTTAAtggttggcttttttttttttcttttttgatgcgAAACAGGCACCTTCATAGCCTTGCAGAGTTGCATCAGAATGAGGCTTCTTCCTAATGCGCACAAGATAGTGCTTTCATCTTTCCTTTTATTGGGACACAGACACCTTCACCTTCCTGAAACATTTACCCTTTCCTACATTTATTTGGCTAAATGTTATTGGGAATGCTTGAAAAGCATTACCTTGCAGGATGAATGACAAGATTCCTATTTCCGTCTATTTGGAATTGGCAAAAACATATTGTAGCCTATCACAAAACAAAGGAAGTAGTGTTTTGAACTCGTTGCAGAACATTTggattttttctttaaatttctgAACACTACAAGAAAAATCACCTTTATATGAACAATTATTGGGTAGAGCTATAACAATTTTTGGGTTGGGATAACTCATGCCCCATGTTTACTCAATTTACTTGCCTCTTAAAATTTGCTATCCACTTTTTATTAATGCATTCtgttctatttttggattttgtgTTGAAAGAAGTGATCCTGACAATTTCAAATATGTTGTTATAACTGTTTTACATTTTATGTTCTGAAATCACTTACTGGAAATTTGATTCTTTGTTCAGGACGAAGATATAAAAGATGCTATTGAAGATGCAGGATTTGAAGCTGAGATTCTGCCAGATTCTAATAATACCCTGTCAAGACCGCAAAAGGTATTGTCGGGGCAATTTAGGATAGGAGGCATGACTTGTGCAGCCTGTGTAAACTCTGTTGAAGGGATCTTGAGAAAGCTACCTGGTGTAAAAAGAGCAGCTGTTGCCTTGGCAACGTCATTAGGGGAGGTCGAGTACGATCCATCAGTCATAAGTAAAGATGCAATTGCTCATGCAATTGAGGATGCTGGTTTTGATGCTGCATTTCTACAAAGCAATGACCAAGATAAAATTTTGTTAGGTGTAGCTAGATTGTCTAGTGAGACAGATGTACATGTTTTACAAGGAATACTTAGTAAAATGAGTGGGGTGAGGCAGTTTGAGGTAAATATTGGCCTTTCAGAAGTAGAGATTATCTTTGATCCTCAAGCTGTTGGTCTGAGACATATAGTTGATACCATCGAGAGAGAAAGCATCGGGAGGCTGAAAGCGCATGTCCGGAACCCATATGCTCAAGCAGCTTCAAGTGATGCACAAGAAGCCTCAAAAATGCTTCGGCTTTTCCTCTCCAGTCTCTTTCTCAGTGTGAGTATGATCCTTCATGCTGTGAAAATAAATTCAGTTTATTGCTCTTCCATGATATTTTGGCCCGTGTATGTTTTTGTTCTTGTGGTTCTGataatgttttctttttcatattcAAGGTGTATTTCATTCTTATTAGTTGCTTCTTTCAACTGTTGTGCAACAGATTCCTGTCTTTTTCATACGGATGGCATGTCCCGCCATACCTTTCGTAAATTCTTTCATGCTCATGCATTGTGGGCCATTTTTGATGAGAGATTTGTTGAAGTGGGTACTGGTGAGTATTGTTCAGTTTATTATTGGCAAGCGTTTCTATATAGCTGCTTATAGAGCACTGCGACATGGATCTACAAATATGGATGTATTGGTTGTTCTGGGGACCTCTGCTTCTTACTTTTACTCTGTTGGTGCACTTCTGTATGGTGCATTTACTGGGTTCTGGCCCCCAATATATTTTGAGACAAGTGCAATGATAATTACCTTTGTGTTATTTGGAAAGTATTTAGAAGTTGTTGCAAAAGGGAAGACGTCAGATGCTATCAAGAAGTTAGTTGAACTTGTCCCCGCAACAGCTCTTTTGATGGTGAAAGATGCAGGTATAATCACTGTATAGTATCCAAGAAGATTTCAATTCATTAAATTAGATTTATATTCATGAAAAACATTTTAAATATGATATCAGTGGGATCATCTCTATCACTTATCTTATATTTCCTTTCTTGAGTATCTAGTGGTTTCTTTTAACAGTGCTAACTTAAGAATTAGGCTCTGGCAGTCCCCccccttttttattgatttagtTCTGCTTCTCTGTTTTTGGATTTTAGAAGGAAGAGGCAttgtagagagagagatagatgcACTATTAATTCAACCAGGTGATGTCTTAAAAGTTCTTCCTGGTTCAAAGGTTCCATCTGATGGCATCGTAGTTTGGGGTACAAGTCATGTTGATGAAAGTATGGTAACTGGTGAATCTGTTCCAGTCCCAAAGGAAATGTCTTCATTAGTTATTGGAGGCACAATGAATTTACATGGTGTCCTTCATATAGAAGCCACCAAGGTGGGGTCTAACACAGTTTTGAGCCAGATAATTGCTCTGGTTGAGACAGCCCAGATGTCTAAAGCTCCTATTCAGAAATTCGCAGACTATGTAagtttacataatttttttttttttttatagctcTTGCTTATTTTTCCTTGTTTGTATAATCTTATCTTTTACTGACTGTTTGATATGCTATAGATATAGTTTTAGATCTGTTGTCCCAGAAAAGTAATAtagctatttttatttttttaaggatgttaatcatatctatgttctagtATTAAATGAAATTTTTGTTTTACTGCTCCGTAAAAAACCAGCTATTTCCCTTAGCTAAATAGATGCCCAAAGACTGGGAAAAATTCTTTGGCACATTCCATATTGTCATTATTGTGTGTATAACAAGATAATACCAGAAAACCTGATTAAGACagttttatttgttaaacaagtatttttttaatattttagaaaGGGAGTGAGAACCACCCGCAATATAATTATCTTGGTCTCAATGCTTAGGATGCACCACCCAAGACTCGTACACAGAACCTTTGGCTGCCAAGTAGAGGATATGACCACTGTGCAACTTGTGGCTCATTTGTTAAAGAAGTTAGCTGGCTCTTGTTGTATTCATTCTCCAGTGAAGTTGGTTGTTCTTTTCCAACATATTGAAACTTTATCAATTATCATATATACACTGCTTGTATAATCATAATGAGTATCCTACTAAGCTGATATTAAATTGTGCACAAAGTATCTACAGAATTACCATATCCAAGACCAAAAATGTCATCAATTTAGGATTGGCTTTGATTACATAGTGTTACATAGATTTCTAAATAATTTGCcaattttgtatttgttaaaTTTATGACCGATTGAAAATGAAAGAGAAGGTACTTGTGATCGTGTGCCGCAGGTATTAGATCGTGTTTTGTCTTGTGATTGCTTTGGGCTTTCTCGCCGACGTGTGTAGTGAGAAGCcggttcaccaaaaaaaaaaaagatgaaagagAATCTACAACCATGGTCTACCGTAccagtccgtaccggccggtacataccggtacGGCCTGAGACCGGTActggatcagcgtggaatccggtactagtagtttattgttgaagaaccggtacagaaccggttcggaccggtacggaatCGGTctgggccgccaccggtacgccaaccggtaccggtacggcggaccttgtctACAACTGGCTTGTGGATAGTCATTTATCTGAACTTCTTCCCCAGAGGTATTCG
Coding sequences within it:
- the LOC120109232 gene encoding cation-transporting ATPase HMA5-like isoform X1, with the protein product MAASLRDLQLTPLSGHRRPEAILAREDSGDLEDVRLLDSYDEETAAAAEGRGGDEKGARRIQVRVTGMTCSACTNSVEAAITALPGVARASVSLLQNKAHVVFDPSLVKDEDIKDAIEDAGFEAEILPDSNNTLSRPQKVLSGQFRIGGMTCAACVNSVEGILRKLPGVKRAAVALATSLGEVEYDPSVISKDAIAHAIEDAGFDAAFLQSNDQDKILLGVARLSSETDVHVLQGILSKMSGVRQFEVNIGLSEVEIIFDPQAVGLRHIVDTIERESIGRLKAHVRNPYAQAASSDAQEASKMLRLFLSSLFLSIPVFFIRMACPAIPFVNSFMLMHCGPFLMRDLLKWVLVSIVQFIIGKRFYIAAYRALRHGSTNMDVLVVLGTSASYFYSVGALLYGAFTGFWPPIYFETSAMIITFVLFGKYLEVVAKGKTSDAIKKLVELVPATALLMVKDAEGRGIVEREIDALLIQPGDVLKVLPGSKVPSDGIVVWGTSHVDESMVTGESVPVPKEMSSLVIGGTMNLHGVLHIEATKVGSNTVLSQIIALVETAQMSKAPIQKFADYVASIFVPIVITMSLLTFFGWFLCGLLGAYPDSWVTESSNCFIFSLMFSISVVVIACPCALGLATPTAVMVATGVGATHGILIKGGDALERAQSVQYVIFDKTGTLTQGKAAVTTAKVFAEMELGDFLTLVASAEASSEHPLARAILDYAHHYHFFGKLPTAKHAGKQSKEILSEWLLEAVDFSAVPGKGVQCLINGKRALVGNRSLLVENGVVVPTEAENFLVDLEVNAKTGILVAYDGTFIGVLGVADPLKREAAVVVEGLKKMGVCSVMVTGDNWRTAQAVAKEVGIEDVRAEVMPAGKADVIRSFQKDGSIVAMIGDGINDSPALAAADIGMAIGAGTDVAIEAADYVLVRNNLEDVITAIDLSRKTFARIRWNYFFAMSYNIVAIPVAAGVLFPFTGLKMPPWLAGACMAFSSVSVVCSSLLLRRYRKPRLTTILQITVA
- the LOC120109232 gene encoding cation-transporting ATPase HMA5-like isoform X2, producing the protein MAASLRDLQLTPLSGHRRPEAILAREDSGDLEDVRLLDSYDEETAAAAEGRGGDEKGARRIQVRVTGMTCSACTNSVEAAITALPGVARASVSLLQNKAHVVFDPSLVKDEDIKDAIEDAGFEAEILPDSNNTLSRPQKVLSGQFRIGGMTCAACVNSVEGILRKLPGVKRAAVALATSLGEVEYDPSVISKDAIAHAIEDAGFDAAFLQSNDQDKILLGVARLSSETDVHVLQGILSKMSGVRQFEVNIGLSEVEIIFDPQAVGLRHIVDTIERESIGRLKAHVRNPYAQAASSDAQEASKMLRLFLSSLFLSIPVFFIRMACPAIPFVNSFMLMHCGPFLMRDLLKWVLVSIVQFIIGKRFYIAAYRALRHGSTNMDVLVVLGTSASYFYSVGALLYGAFTGFWPPIYFETSAMIITFVLFGKYLEVVAKGKTSDAIKKLVELVPATALLMVKDAGRGIVEREIDALLIQPGDVLKVLPGSKVPSDGIVVWGTSHVDESMVTGESVPVPKEMSSLVIGGTMNLHGVLHIEATKVGSNTVLSQIIALVETAQMSKAPIQKFADYVASIFVPIVITMSLLTFFGWFLCGLLGAYPDSWVTESSNCFIFSLMFSISVVVIACPCALGLATPTAVMVATGVGATHGILIKGGDALERAQSVQYVIFDKTGTLTQGKAAVTTAKVFAEMELGDFLTLVASAEASSEHPLARAILDYAHHYHFFGKLPTAKHAGKQSKEILSEWLLEAVDFSAVPGKGVQCLINGKRALVGNRSLLVENGVVVPTEAENFLVDLEVNAKTGILVAYDGTFIGVLGVADPLKREAAVVVEGLKKMGVCSVMVTGDNWRTAQAVAKEVGIEDVRAEVMPAGKADVIRSFQKDGSIVAMIGDGINDSPALAAADIGMAIGAGTDVAIEAADYVLVRNNLEDVITAIDLSRKTFARIRWNYFFAMSYNIVAIPVAAGVLFPFTGLKMPPWLAGACMAFSSVSVVCSSLLLRRYRKPRLTTILQITVA